The genome window CGGGTCGGGAACGAGCCACACCTCCCCCACCGGCCCCAGCCCGCTATCGGGCAGGACGGCGTCGTACAGCATCGGGAGGGCCTGCTGGGCCACGCTGAAGCCCACCCCGTAGCGGAGGACCCCGTCCAGGCCCGCCAGCGGGGTGGCCTTGGCCCGGATGAGGTTGGCGTTGTCGCAGTAGGTCACGCGCACCAGCCGGATGCCGGCGGCCCGCGCCCGCTCGACGAGCGCCTGTCGCGCTGCCTCGTCCACCGTCTGCTCCCTGCCCGCGCGGCGGTGCGCTACGGGGTGATCTCGGCGGCGAACGCCAGCTTGCCCCGGGTGACCTTGATCACCGTCACGCTCTTCTTCGGCACCCGCCGGCCCCCTTCATAGGTGATCGTGCCGGTGACCCCCTTGAAGCCCCGGGTGGCCGCCAGGGCGTCGCGGATCTTGGCCCGATCGGTCGAGCCGGCCCGGCGGATGGCGTCCACGATCAGGTAGAGCGTGTCGTAGCCCAGCGCGGCGAAGGCGTTCTCCGGGTTGCGGTTGTACTCCGCGCGGTACACCTTGATGAAGGCCTGCACCTCCGGCTTGGGGCTGTCCGGCTGGACGTAGGCGTGGGTGGTGAAGTGGACGTTGTCGGCGAGCTCGGGCCCGGGGACCGAGACGATGAGCGGCGTGTCGAAGCCGTCCCCGCTGACGATGGGGGTGCGGATGCCGGCCTGGCGGATCTGCTTGATGATCAGCCCGGCCTCGTTGGGCACGGCGGAGACGAAGAGCAGGTCGGGCGCCGGCCGCTGGGCGCGCAGGCGGGTGATCTGCGCCGAGAAGTCGGTGTCCCCGCCGCGGTACTGGTCCTCGAGCGCCACCGTGCCCCCGTTCTTCGTCCACCGCTCCTTGAAGAAGCGGGTGAGCGTCTTGGTGAAGTCGTAGGCCTGGTCGGTGAGGATCCAGGCGCTGCGGGCATTGAGGGTGCGGTAGGCGTAGTCGGCCGCAACGAAGGCCTGGGCGTCGTCCCCGAAGGGCGCCATGAACATGTAGTCCCCCACCTGCTCGGGGATCTGCGGGGCCGTGGCGCCGGCGGTGACGAAGGGGACGCGGGCCTTCTGGGCGATCGGCCCGGCGGCCAGCACGAAGGTGGTGTCGTTGAGCCCGCCCACGGCCACCACCCGGTGCACGTTGATCAGGCGGGACATGGCGTTCGTCGTGACGGTCTGGTCGGTCTTCCCGTCCTCCACCACCAGGCGCATGGGCCGCCCGAGCACCCCGCCGCGGGCGTTGATCTCCTTGGCCGCCAGGCGCATGCCGTTGGCGCCGGGCGCGTCGATGGAGGACATGCCGCCGGTGATCCCGTACAGCGCCCCGATCGGGATGGGCTGCGCGGCCCCCCAGGTGGGGCCGGCCACCAGGACGGCCAGCAAGGCCAGGACGAGCACGACGGTGCGCATGCCGCTCTAACCCCTCTCCTCGGCTTCCCGGGCCGGCAGGCGGCGCTGCCGCAGGTCGCGTAGGTGGCGCAGGGGGCGCCACCCCACCTCGGCCTGCCCCAGCAACCCCTCCGGCCGGTAGATCATCACGAGCACCAGTGCACAGGCGAGCACGATCTGGCTGAGCCCAAAGAGGGGCGGGATGGTCAGCCCCGCCACTACGGCGCCCTGCTCCAGGCGGCGCAGCCCCTCCGGCACCAGGGTGAGGAGCACCGCCGCCACCACCGAGCCGCTGAGACTGCCCATCCCTCCCACCACTACCATCACCACGATCTGGAAGGTGAGCAAGAAGG of Armatimonadota bacterium contains these proteins:
- a CDS encoding ABC transporter substrate-binding protein produces the protein MRTVVLVLALLAVLVAGPTWGAAQPIPIGALYGITGGMSSIDAPGANGMRLAAKEINARGGVLGRPMRLVVEDGKTDQTVTTNAMSRLINVHRVVAVGGLNDTTFVLAAGPIAQKARVPFVTAGATAPQIPEQVGDYMFMAPFGDDAQAFVAADYAYRTLNARSAWILTDQAYDFTKTLTRFFKERWTKNGGTVALEDQYRGGDTDFSAQITRLRAQRPAPDLLFVSAVPNEAGLIIKQIRQAGIRTPIVSGDGFDTPLIVSVPGPELADNVHFTTHAYVQPDSPKPEVQAFIKVYRAEYNRNPENAFAALGYDTLYLIVDAIRRAGSTDRAKIRDALAATRGFKGVTGTITYEGGRRVPKKSVTVIKVTRGKLAFAAEITP